A genomic segment from Diospyros lotus cultivar Yz01 chromosome 5, ASM1463336v1, whole genome shotgun sequence encodes:
- the LOC127801225 gene encoding protein BPS1, chloroplastic-like: protein MSRPQEPHRPFFPSGNPFKMLQRKSPNPSPKLLGLLKTFEEALAERFRKLKPKDKQEVLTLSWMRHAIELLCQTHDDIKILITDLELPVSDWDDKWIDVYLNSSVRLLDICIAFTSELSRISQGHLLLQCALHNLDASTLKPMRASSSLDGWRQHISSKNPRLENCFSVLGGLIDTLNLPKVKNCAKGKVLMQAMYGVKVLTVLVCGIFAAAFSGSANKLADLPVPRTYLWAEAFVDVQDYVNGEIRNIFSSGHFTVLKELEAVDASVKKLHPVLQDGVDIKAEELQSSTSNLRERTKNLSQGLDLLAKQVDAFFQIVLTGRDALLSNLRAGSGVPNTKQQINNDERQFVR, encoded by the coding sequence ATGAGTCGTCCCCAAGAACCCCATCGGCCTTTCTTCCCATCTGGAAATCCATTCAAGATGCTGCAACGTAAGAGTCCCAATCCATCTCCAAAGCTTTTGGGTTTGTTAAAAACTTTTGAGGAAGCCTTGGCAGAGAGGTTTAGGAAGCTTAAGCCAAAAGACAAGCAAGAGGTCCTGACCTTGTCGTGGATGAGACATGCAATAGAGTTGCTTTGCCAAACTCATGATGacataaaaatcttaattacAGATCTTGAACTCCCAGTTTCTGATTGGGATGATAAATGGATTGATGTGTACTTGAACAGCAGTGTGAGGCTCCTTGATATTTGTATTGCTTTTACTTCAGAACTCTCACGCATCAGCCAGGGTCATCTCTTGCTTCAATGTGCCTTGCACAACTTGGATGCCTCTACTTTAAAGCCCATGCGTGCTTCTTCTTCACTTGATGGATGGAGGCAGCACATTAGTTCAAAGAATCCCAGACTTGAGAACTGTTTTTCTGTTTTAGGTGGTCTTATTGACACACTTAATCTGCCTAAGGTCAAGAATTGTGCCAAAGGGAAGGTCTTGATGCAGGCTATGTATGGAGTTAAGGTGTTAACTGTGCTTGTCTGTGGGATCTTTGCTGCTGCTTTCTCAGGTTCTGCAAATAAGTTAGCTGATTTACCGGTTCCAAGGACGTACTTGTGGGCAGAGGCTTTTGTGGATGTTCAAGATTATGTAAATGGGGAGATCAGAAATATATTTTCCAGCGGGCACTTTACAGTATTGAAAGAACTTGAAGCAGTTGATGCAAGTGTCAAGAAGTTGCACCCCGTTCTACAGGATGGGGTGGATATTAAAGCTGAAGAACTCCAAAGCTCTACTTCAAATTTGAGGGAGAGGACAAAAAATCTTTCACAAGGACTGGATCTCCTTGCAAAGCAAGTGGATGCTTTCTTCCAAATAGTTCTAACTGGACGTGACGCGTTGCTCTCTAACCTTAGGGCTGGTAGTGGTGTACCTAAtacaaaacaacaaattaaCAACGATGAGAGGCAATTTGTGAGGTGA